In Fluviicola taffensis DSM 16823, the following are encoded in one genomic region:
- a CDS encoding glucosaminidase domain-containing protein, giving the protein MKSLAIVGIGFSFFSFGGEIQAKTSQTDYVNLWSNVAVEQMIIHRIPASITLAQGLLESGNGNSPLAVEANNHFGIKCSDWTGEKIYFDDDAKGECFRKYPTATDSYNDHSLFLTKKPRYAGLFQFPTDDYKSWAKGLKKAGYATHPEYAEKLIDLIERLKLYEYDDKTAPANQGTELLATAVKDSKDSKVKPKTSSTKETNSSMKIDESCLKYQAHIAKENKNDVKYILARKGDTYYKIAKEYDLAMWQMYKYNNFVDKKDLLEEGDIVYLEPKRNRSRTKGATFVAKKDITLIEVSQNEGIKLKKLVKMNGFTSDKVTVQKGQKILLR; this is encoded by the coding sequence ATGAAAAGTTTAGCAATTGTAGGAATCGGGTTCTCGTTCTTCTCTTTTGGTGGTGAAATTCAAGCTAAAACGAGTCAAACGGATTATGTGAATTTATGGTCTAATGTTGCCGTTGAGCAAATGATTATACATCGGATACCAGCGAGTATCACATTGGCACAAGGACTTTTAGAAAGTGGTAATGGAAATTCCCCTTTGGCTGTTGAGGCAAATAATCATTTTGGAATTAAATGCAGTGATTGGACAGGAGAAAAAATCTATTTTGATGATGATGCAAAAGGTGAATGTTTTCGGAAATATCCAACGGCTACAGATTCATACAACGATCACAGTTTGTTTTTAACAAAGAAACCGCGTTACGCAGGTTTGTTTCAATTCCCCACAGATGATTATAAATCATGGGCGAAAGGATTGAAAAAAGCAGGATATGCAACACATCCAGAATACGCAGAGAAGCTAATTGATTTAATAGAACGTTTGAAATTGTATGAATACGATGACAAGACGGCACCTGCCAATCAAGGAACTGAATTGCTCGCTACTGCTGTAAAAGATTCGAAAGACTCAAAAGTAAAGCCAAAAACATCTTCTACAAAGGAAACGAATTCTTCGATGAAAATAGATGAGTCTTGCTTGAAGTATCAAGCGCATATTGCCAAAGAAAATAAAAATGATGTCAAATATATTCTTGCAAGAAAAGGGGATACCTATTATAAAATTGCGAAAGAATATGACTTAGCAATGTGGCAAATGTATAAGTACAACAATTTCGTTGACAAAAAAGATTTACTGGAAGAAGGGGATATTGTTTATCTGGAACCCAAAAGAAATCGATCTCGAACAAAAGGAGCGACATTTGTAGCAAAAAAGGATATAACATTGATTGAAGTTTCTCAAAATGAAGGAATCAAATTAAAAAAATTGGTTAAGATGAATGGTTTTACATCTGATAAAGTAACTGTCCAAAAAGGACAAAAAATCCTTCTTCGTTAG
- a CDS encoding acyl-CoA reductase, producing MERKAIIEVFGQLRKSLNAVIANDEWPGYTCGLTEEEFLSFKKMINKEFQLNPWFTKENCLKALGGIVHLLDNESLTTFSENYQFTSKPKLVALIMAGNIPFVGFHDLLCTLLTGNKALCKLSSSDSRVPLRIIQWLIQWNPELKEYIQVSIGPIKNYDAVIATGSNNSIAQFETYFGHIPHLFRKNRTSIALLDGTETDDELKALSSDCFDFFGMGCRNASKLYLPTGFNLNRIFENFLDQQHLINHHKYGNNYDYNRTIFLMNQIPFLDNNVFMLKEDEGIHAPLSVIYYEFYTNQEEILAKIEGMKDELQAIVGHGFIPFGKAQAPDISDFADGVDTCSWLNSLS from the coding sequence GTGGAAAGAAAAGCAATCATAGAAGTTTTTGGTCAACTTAGAAAATCATTAAATGCTGTAATAGCAAACGATGAATGGCCTGGTTACACTTGTGGATTAACAGAAGAAGAGTTTTTGAGCTTCAAAAAGATGATCAATAAAGAGTTTCAATTAAATCCGTGGTTTACGAAAGAAAACTGCTTAAAAGCTTTAGGTGGAATTGTTCATTTATTGGATAATGAATCACTTACGACATTTTCTGAAAATTATCAGTTTACAAGTAAACCTAAATTGGTAGCACTAATAATGGCAGGGAATATTCCTTTTGTTGGGTTTCATGATTTGCTTTGCACACTACTTACTGGAAATAAAGCGCTTTGTAAGTTAAGCAGTTCAGATTCTAGGGTTCCTCTAAGAATAATCCAATGGTTAATTCAGTGGAATCCTGAGTTGAAAGAATATATTCAAGTTTCAATAGGGCCAATTAAAAATTACGATGCAGTAATTGCAACTGGAAGCAACAATAGTATTGCTCAATTTGAAACCTACTTTGGACATATCCCACATTTGTTTCGAAAAAACAGAACATCGATTGCTTTGTTGGACGGCACAGAAACAGACGATGAGTTAAAAGCGTTAAGTTCTGATTGTTTTGATTTTTTTGGAATGGGATGCCGAAATGCGTCCAAATTATACCTTCCTACAGGATTTAATTTGAATCGCATTTTTGAAAATTTTCTCGATCAGCAACATTTGATTAATCATCACAAATACGGTAACAACTACGATTACAATCGCACGATTTTTCTAATGAATCAAATTCCATTTTTAGATAACAACGTTTTTATGTTGAAGGAAGATGAAGGGATCCATGCTCCGCTTTCTGTCATTTATTATGAATTTTATACAAATCAGGAAGAGATATTAGCAAAAATTGAAGGAATGAAAGACGAATTACAAGCAATTGTTGGTCACGGGTTTATTCCTTTTGGTAAAGCACAAGCTCCAGATATTTCCGATTTTGCTGACGGAGTGGATACCTGTAGTTGGTTGAATTCGCTGAGTTAA
- a CDS encoding 4Fe-4S dicluster domain-containing protein: MAIMITDECINCGACEPECPNNAIYEGGAEWTYADGTSLKGLITTLSGDDVQADDNFEPKDMDVYYIVTDKCTECVGFHDEPQCAAVCPVDCCVDDPEYRESDDELLAKKDFMHLN; encoded by the coding sequence ATGGCAATCATGATAACAGACGAATGCATCAACTGTGGTGCATGCGAACCGGAATGTCCAAACAATGCAATCTACGAAGGTGGAGCTGAGTGGACGTATGCGGATGGCACGTCATTGAAAGGATTGATTACAACTTTAAGTGGCGATGATGTTCAGGCAGATGATAATTTCGAGCCAAAAGACATGGACGTTTATTACATAGTTACAGATAAATGTACAGAATGTGTTGGTTTTCATGATGAGCCTCAATGCGCAGCTGTTTGCCCCGTTGATTGTTGTGTAGATGATCCAGAATATCGTGAAAGTGATGATGAATTACTTGCGAAAAAGGATTTCATGCATCTAAATTAA
- a CDS encoding DUF3276 family protein, whose translation MQNEPDYDSQREVYTKLVKAGKRTYFFDIKTTKGQDHFITITESKKVNLNGKEVFQKHKIFLYKEDFEKFSESILEVIEKANELNMSENSNTSVASDIQFEDL comes from the coding sequence ATGCAAAACGAACCGGATTACGATTCTCAAAGAGAAGTCTATACAAAATTGGTAAAGGCTGGAAAACGCACCTACTTCTTTGATATTAAAACAACTAAAGGTCAGGACCACTTCATTACCATCACAGAAAGCAAGAAAGTAAACCTGAATGGAAAAGAGGTTTTTCAGAAGCATAAAATTTTTCTATACAAAGAAGATTTTGAGAAATTTTCAGAATCAATTCTAGAAGTCATTGAAAAAGCAAATGAGCTGAATATGAGTGAAAATTCAAATACTTCAGTTGCTTCAGATATTCAATTCGAAGATTTATAA
- a CDS encoding ParA family protein: MGKIIAIANQKGGVGKTTTAINLGGCFGVLEYKTLLVDADPQANATSGVGLDPKNSRNIYDCLINDVHPSELIIPTNNPNLDIIPSHIDLVGAELEMINMPNREHMLKKALDKIKDQYDFIIIDCSPSLGLITVNALAAADSVMVPVQCEYFALEGLGKLLNTIKIIQGRLNPELEIEGIVLTMYDTRLRLANQVVEEVKTHFQDLVFDTVIHRNTKLGEAPSFGETIVLHDATSKGAINYLNFAREILQRNDLTKIGNNDKQFQVGNDI; the protein is encoded by the coding sequence ATGGGTAAAATAATCGCAATAGCGAATCAAAAAGGTGGTGTTGGTAAAACAACTACGGCTATTAATTTAGGCGGGTGTTTTGGTGTTTTGGAGTACAAAACATTATTGGTTGATGCGGATCCACAAGCAAATGCTACATCTGGTGTTGGATTAGATCCGAAAAACTCTCGTAACATCTACGATTGTTTGATCAATGATGTACATCCATCTGAGTTAATTATTCCAACAAACAATCCAAATTTGGATATCATTCCTTCTCACATCGATTTAGTTGGTGCAGAATTGGAAATGATCAATATGCCAAATAGAGAGCACATGCTCAAAAAGGCTTTGGATAAAATCAAAGATCAATACGACTTTATCATTATCGATTGTTCACCTTCATTGGGGTTAATTACCGTAAATGCATTAGCAGCTGCGGATTCTGTAATGGTTCCAGTTCAATGTGAATATTTTGCATTGGAAGGTCTGGGTAAATTATTGAATACCATTAAAATTATTCAAGGAAGATTAAATCCGGAATTAGAAATAGAAGGGATTGTTTTAACCATGTATGATACTCGTTTGCGCTTAGCGAATCAAGTGGTTGAAGAAGTTAAAACACATTTCCAAGACTTGGTTTTTGATACCGTAATTCACAGAAACACCAAATTGGGAGAAGCTCCTAGTTTTGGAGAAACGATTGTATTACATGATGCTACGAGTAAAGGAGCTATCAATTATTTGAATTTCGCTCGAGAAATTCTACAAAGAAACGATTTGACAAAAATCGGTAATAATGACAAACAATTTCAAGTAGGAAATGACATCTAA
- a CDS encoding ParB/RepB/Spo0J family partition protein — translation MTSNPKKRSALGKGLGALLESSSADITTTVSAPSSGGVALISIESIEANPFNPRTNFEKDALNELKESISIHGIIQPLTVRKLGKDKYQLISGERRFRASQLAGLEEVPAYIRVANDQSMLEMALVENIQREDLNAVEVALSYQRLIDEIGLTQDQLSQKISKSRTSITNHLRLLKLPAEIQLGVRDSLISMGHARALVSAGDENRQLDLYRQIIDFQLSVREIEELIRTNTSRTSEETPSSPKTASTPELSSIQEVFKNHLSDRISSKVEIKKTHSGSGKITINFSSEVDLNRIIELLNKSK, via the coding sequence ATGACATCTAATCCGAAAAAACGTTCCGCTTTAGGTAAAGGTTTAGGGGCTTTATTAGAAAGCTCATCTGCAGATATTACAACAACTGTTAGCGCCCCAAGTTCTGGTGGAGTGGCATTGATTTCAATTGAATCTATTGAGGCAAATCCATTCAATCCGCGTACAAACTTTGAGAAAGACGCACTCAACGAGTTGAAAGAATCTATTTCAATCCATGGAATCATTCAACCGCTTACAGTACGTAAACTCGGAAAGGATAAATACCAATTAATCTCTGGAGAACGTCGTTTCAGAGCTTCTCAATTAGCTGGATTGGAAGAAGTTCCTGCATATATCCGTGTAGCGAATGATCAATCCATGTTGGAAATGGCTTTGGTTGAAAACATTCAACGTGAAGACTTGAATGCAGTAGAGGTTGCACTCTCCTATCAACGGTTGATTGATGAAATTGGACTTACTCAAGATCAATTGTCTCAAAAAATATCTAAAAGTCGAACAAGTATTACGAATCATTTGCGTTTGCTAAAGCTTCCAGCTGAAATTCAATTGGGAGTTAGAGATAGTTTGATTTCCATGGGGCATGCAAGAGCATTGGTTTCTGCGGGTGATGAAAACAGACAACTTGATTTATACAGACAAATCATTGATTTTCAATTATCTGTTCGTGAAATCGAGGAATTAATTCGCACAAATACGTCACGAACTTCTGAAGAAACACCCTCAAGCCCGAAAACTGCTTCAACGCCCGAGCTTTCGAGTATTCAAGAGGTTTTTAAAAATCATTTAAGTGATCGTATTTCATCAAAAGTGGAAATCAAGAAAACACATTCTGGAAGTGGGAAAATCACAATCAATTTCTCTTCAGAAGTAGATTTAAATCGCATCATCGAGTTATTGAATAAATCGAAATAA
- a CDS encoding DUF5683 domain-containing protein — MLKFIGVISLVWFSFQVNAQDSLATSADTVKKHPWKRACLFSAILPGAGQVYNHIAMPKGKKKAYWKVPLIYAGLGATTYFALKNNSMKNQYRNEYESRKIGNSPANFLEYDDQSLLTLFTTSRNRRDFAILGIGLVYLLNIVDAGVEAHFTRFDISEDLTLSINPTAYGTSAVGISFQLNFR; from the coding sequence ATGCTCAAATTCATTGGTGTTATATCCTTGGTTTGGTTTTCTTTTCAAGTAAATGCACAAGACTCATTAGCAACTTCAGCTGATACAGTTAAAAAACACCCGTGGAAAAGAGCGTGTCTTTTTTCAGCTATACTTCCAGGTGCTGGACAAGTTTACAATCACATTGCAATGCCCAAAGGAAAAAAGAAAGCCTATTGGAAAGTTCCATTGATTTATGCTGGATTAGGAGCAACTACTTATTTTGCATTGAAGAATAACAGCATGAAAAACCAATACCGTAATGAATATGAATCTCGGAAAATTGGAAATTCCCCAGCAAATTTTTTAGAATATGACGACCAAAGTTTGCTAACCTTATTTACAACATCTAGAAATCGACGAGATTTTGCAATTTTAGGAATTGGATTAGTTTACCTATTAAATATTGTTGACGCTGGCGTTGAAGCTCATTTCACCCGATTTGATATTAGTGAAGATTTAACGCTCTCCATTAATCCAACAGCATACGGAACATCTGCAGTTGGAATTTCATTTCAACTTAATTTTCGTTAA
- the dapB gene encoding 4-hydroxy-tetrahydrodipicolinate reductase — translation MKIGLIGYGKMGKAIERIALERGHTISYKIDSKNTIDQVQLNQADVAIEFTQPSLVINHIEQCISQGTPVVIGTTAWQEQLGHVSKLVAENNGALLHASNFSVGVNILFNINEKLAALMSTHPDYKAQIEEIHHIQKLDAPSGTAVSLAQGIIENNENYSSWKAETGSWPTVNTGELPIQAIREPEVPGTHTISYTSTIDTLTLSHEAHSRDGFALGSVIAAEFLLGKKGVFTMRDVLAF, via the coding sequence ATGAAAATTGGATTAATCGGATACGGAAAAATGGGAAAAGCAATCGAACGAATTGCTTTGGAACGCGGACATACTATTTCATATAAAATAGATTCTAAAAACACCATTGATCAAGTCCAATTAAACCAAGCAGATGTTGCCATTGAGTTTACTCAACCAAGTTTAGTAATCAATCATATTGAACAGTGTATTTCCCAAGGAACACCTGTTGTAATTGGTACCACAGCTTGGCAAGAGCAATTGGGACATGTGTCAAAACTTGTTGCTGAGAATAACGGAGCCTTGCTTCATGCCTCCAATTTTAGTGTTGGAGTAAATATCCTATTCAATATCAATGAAAAATTAGCTGCTTTAATGTCGACTCATCCCGATTATAAAGCACAAATAGAAGAAATCCATCACATTCAAAAATTAGATGCTCCAAGCGGAACAGCCGTTTCTTTAGCGCAGGGAATTATTGAAAACAATGAAAATTATTCTTCTTGGAAAGCAGAAACGGGTTCTTGGCCAACAGTAAATACTGGTGAACTACCCATTCAAGCAATCAGAGAGCCAGAGGTTCCTGGTACACATACGATTTCTTACACTTCAACAATAGATACTTTAACCCTGAGTCATGAGGCACATTCTAGAGATGGATTTGCTTTGGGCTCTGTCATTGCAGCTGAATTTCTTCTTGGAAAAAAAGGAGTTTTTACTATGCGTGATGTATTAGCATTTTAA
- a CDS encoding S26 family signal peptidase produces the protein MEFLHYKYYLLVLVIIHPILSLWWKSFERMGAKSWQAFIPVYNYYIVFKFGSGKPWWSLLMFVPGIHIIMWMVANLSYIRRFGFFSVGDTLQGIFFPYLILWKIANATDETLPVLAPTNWASPVEVAKRTNSDHVTLFLILPVIGHIAAYVLSFRSKRIGKKSAIKEWGDSIIFALVAASIIRTYVFEPFQIPTGSMEKTLLVGDFLFVNKLSYGPKVPVTPFSFPLAHNTIPFINVKSYLGIETANFYRLPGFGDIQRNDVMVFNYPSGDTAVYDPRVPDGLMGHDYHGILIEEAKLLFSEKYAGERNIISTRIYDSITQEFAKNGQVSSDPAGLKSYTDYLAVKGVIDSKGAEFIRDFEKWKAKARIVLSEQKIAHTGEGIIKHYGLIYRPVDKRENYIKRCVGLPGDELEIKKSVLYVNGKVAWKAPYQNIMYYVLGTKIPGRYLEDIGLSASPEIGDYTIDDSSYVTVAYLTREKLAQLKKRSPNTKFEVSLTPQYSDDSNYKPTNTELIENLGMFPKDFYINNTVSDFTKFRIPAKGAVVKLSGKNIAWYRRIITAYEGHKLQEKKDGIYIDGKKVTSYKFAMNYYWLMGDNRYKSADSRVWGFVPEDHVVGKASIVWFSKGAEIRWDRIFKAIR, from the coding sequence ATGGAATTTTTACACTACAAATATTACTTACTTGTTCTCGTTATTATTCATCCGATACTTTCGCTTTGGTGGAAATCTTTCGAGCGAATGGGAGCAAAATCTTGGCAAGCATTTATACCCGTTTACAATTATTATATTGTCTTTAAATTTGGCTCAGGAAAACCTTGGTGGTCATTGTTAATGTTCGTTCCGGGAATTCACATCATCATGTGGATGGTCGCTAACCTTTCTTATATTCGAAGATTTGGATTCTTTTCTGTGGGAGACACCTTGCAAGGGATTTTCTTTCCATATTTAATTTTGTGGAAAATTGCGAATGCAACGGATGAAACACTTCCAGTTTTAGCACCTACAAATTGGGCTAGTCCGGTAGAAGTTGCTAAAAGAACAAACAGCGATCACGTAACTCTGTTTTTAATATTGCCTGTTATCGGTCACATTGCGGCGTATGTATTGTCATTCCGTTCGAAAAGAATTGGTAAAAAATCTGCCATTAAAGAATGGGGAGATTCCATCATTTTTGCTTTAGTAGCAGCAAGTATTATTCGTACCTATGTGTTTGAGCCGTTTCAAATTCCTACTGGATCGATGGAAAAAACATTATTGGTTGGCGATTTCTTATTTGTGAACAAATTGTCTTACGGGCCAAAGGTTCCTGTAACTCCTTTCTCGTTTCCGTTAGCTCACAATACGATTCCATTTATTAATGTGAAATCGTATTTAGGAATTGAAACTGCTAATTTCTACCGTTTACCTGGTTTTGGAGATATTCAACGAAATGATGTGATGGTTTTCAATTATCCATCGGGAGATACGGCGGTTTATGATCCTCGCGTACCAGATGGTTTGATGGGACACGATTATCATGGGATTTTAATTGAAGAAGCAAAATTGCTTTTTTCAGAAAAATATGCTGGTGAACGAAATATTATATCCACCCGAATTTACGATAGCATTACCCAAGAATTTGCAAAGAATGGTCAAGTTTCAAGTGATCCTGCAGGACTCAAATCATATACTGATTATTTAGCTGTAAAAGGTGTGATCGATTCCAAAGGCGCTGAATTTATACGTGACTTTGAAAAGTGGAAAGCAAAAGCAAGAATCGTTTTGAGCGAACAAAAAATTGCGCATACTGGCGAGGGTATTATTAAGCATTACGGATTGATTTACAGACCAGTAGATAAACGGGAGAACTACATTAAACGATGTGTTGGTTTACCTGGGGATGAATTAGAAATCAAAAAATCAGTACTTTACGTAAATGGAAAAGTGGCGTGGAAGGCTCCTTATCAAAATATTATGTACTATGTTTTGGGAACTAAAATTCCAGGAAGATATTTAGAAGACATTGGACTTTCCGCATCCCCTGAAATCGGAGACTATACAATAGATGATAGCTCTTATGTAACTGTTGCATACTTGACAAGAGAAAAACTAGCTCAGTTGAAAAAACGTTCTCCAAATACTAAATTTGAGGTGAGTTTAACTCCTCAATATTCAGATGATTCGAATTACAAACCAACCAACACTGAATTAATTGAAAATCTGGGAATGTTCCCGAAGGATTTTTACATAAACAATACCGTTTCAGATTTTACCAAATTCCGTATTCCTGCAAAAGGTGCTGTTGTTAAACTATCTGGTAAAAATATTGCTTGGTACCGAAGAATCATTACAGCATACGAAGGTCATAAATTACAGGAAAAGAAAGATGGAATTTACATTGATGGCAAGAAGGTGACTTCGTACAAGTTTGCAATGAATTACTATTGGTTAATGGGAGATAATCGCTATAAATCTGCAGATTCGAGAGTCTGGGGATTTGTTCCTGAAGATCATGTTGTTGGTAAGGCTTCTATTGTTTGGTTCTCTAAAGGTGCAGAAATTCGCTGGGATCGAATTTTTAAAGCCATTCGTTGA